A genomic stretch from Halalkalibacillus sediminis includes:
- a CDS encoding site-2 protease family protein, which translates to MNKERTIYLHPLLFLMLIASYFLGMFIELFSFLVIVTIHELGHFVAAKYFKWNVRRLVLWPFGGVMETEDFYNRPRKEELIVILAGPIQHVWIAVFLWAMPLSFGEHIMIERLWLINLLVLGFNLIPIMPLDGGRLVFIMMNKWISLYRAIICMSIVSFTIILFGNVIIFIMGYYSIHLSVFSMFLLIDNWMTFQNKFIFLIRHVLNRATFYEKNNDPPHIIEVSSQTSFPEIISRFKMNRYHYIRYQTRGEDSIISEEEFINNYFHDQA; encoded by the coding sequence ATGAATAAAGAACGCACAATTTATCTTCATCCTTTACTATTTTTAATGCTGATTGCCAGTTATTTTTTGGGGATGTTCATAGAATTGTTCAGCTTTTTAGTCATTGTTACTATTCATGAATTGGGTCATTTTGTTGCAGCTAAGTATTTTAAATGGAATGTGCGTCGACTGGTTCTATGGCCTTTTGGCGGGGTTATGGAGACGGAGGATTTCTACAATCGACCGAGGAAAGAAGAATTGATTGTTATTCTAGCAGGGCCGATCCAACATGTTTGGATCGCTGTTTTTTTATGGGCTATGCCATTATCTTTCGGTGAGCATATTATGATTGAACGGTTATGGCTCATCAACCTACTTGTTTTAGGGTTCAATCTAATTCCAATTATGCCTCTTGATGGAGGACGGTTGGTTTTTATTATGATGAATAAATGGATTTCTCTTTACCGAGCTATAATCTGTATGAGCATCGTTTCTTTTACAATTATTTTATTTGGCAATGTTATAATTTTTATAATGGGTTATTATAGTATTCATTTGTCAGTTTTTTCGATGTTTCTTCTGATAGATAATTGGATGACTTTTCAAAATAAATTCATCTTTTTGATCAGACACGTACTTAATCGTGCTACTTTTTACGAAAAAAATAACGATCCTCCTCATATCATTGAGGTTTCTAGTCAGACGAGTTTCCCTGAAATCATTTCTCGATTCAAAATGAATCGATATCATTATATTCGCTATCAAACAAGAGGAGAAGATAGTATTATTAGTGAGGAAGAATTTATTAATAATTATTTTCACGATCAGGCTTGA
- a CDS encoding M23 family metallopeptidase, giving the protein MKRNLDQIRNNISRRKQLNAKKSHSFSLLDDEERYGHTSFPSSTDTKEVNRKQVRVHKLFLAVILFLTVLILEQTSYALLEKPKSFVQDALTEDLPFATVQAWYDDHFATSFLSFGRDKPYTEASQSDGTIPVSGIDQEDVKTFNEGVYIKVNEQKQVFPLERGTVIFAGTKPETGQTIILQHADGQKSVYGHLESIDVFHYQFVDEGNPIATVNPDESVGFTNMFFSVQDGEQFLDPFTIILGDSDE; this is encoded by the coding sequence ATGAAGCGAAATTTAGATCAGATTCGAAATAACATTTCTAGAAGAAAGCAACTGAATGCTAAGAAAAGTCATTCCTTTTCACTTCTGGATGACGAAGAAAGATACGGCCATACTTCTTTTCCTTCTTCAACTGACACAAAAGAAGTGAATCGTAAGCAAGTGAGAGTTCACAAGCTTTTTCTGGCTGTCATATTATTTTTGACAGTGTTGATTTTGGAACAAACATCCTACGCATTATTGGAAAAGCCTAAATCATTCGTTCAAGATGCACTGACTGAAGATTTGCCATTTGCTACTGTACAAGCTTGGTATGATGATCATTTTGCTACTTCATTTTTATCCTTCGGAAGAGACAAGCCATATACGGAAGCGAGTCAATCGGATGGTACGATCCCAGTAAGCGGAATCGATCAAGAAGATGTAAAGACATTCAATGAAGGTGTTTACATTAAAGTAAATGAACAAAAACAAGTTTTTCCACTAGAGCGTGGAACAGTTATTTTTGCAGGAACGAAGCCTGAAACTGGTCAAACGATTATTCTGCAGCATGCTGATGGACAAAAATCTGTATATGGACATTTAGAGTCAATTGACGTCTTTCATTATCAATTCGTTGATGAGGGGAATCCGATCGCTACGGTAAACCCTGATGAAAGTGTCGGATTTACGAACATGTTCTTTTCAGTTCAAGATGGTGAACAGTTCCTCGACCCATTCACAATAATACTTGGGGATTCTGATGAATAA
- the minD gene encoding septum site-determining protein MinD encodes MGESIVITSGKGGVGKTTTTANVGTALALLDQKVCLIDTDIGLRNLDVILGVENRIIFDIVDVLEGRCKLQAALVKDKRFDCLHLLPAAQTSDKNQVSPEGIKKLVDEIKADYDYILIDCPAGIEQGYKNAVAGADKAVVVTTPEKSSVRDADRIIGLLEQEDLEPPHLIINRIRKHMMDSGDMLSIDDIVSTLSIELLGVVMDDEDVIKASHHGEPVAFQPDTKASISYRNIARRILGESVPLISMEEEKGLLTKMKKMLGMRA; translated from the coding sequence ATGGGTGAATCGATTGTCATTACGTCAGGAAAAGGTGGCGTAGGAAAAACGACGACTACAGCGAATGTAGGTACAGCTTTGGCATTACTTGATCAGAAGGTTTGTCTGATCGATACAGATATTGGTTTAAGAAATCTGGATGTAATTCTGGGTGTGGAGAATCGAATTATTTTCGATATCGTTGATGTACTGGAAGGACGTTGCAAATTGCAAGCTGCACTCGTCAAAGACAAAAGATTCGACTGTCTACACTTACTTCCAGCTGCACAGACTTCAGATAAGAACCAAGTTTCTCCAGAAGGAATTAAAAAACTTGTGGATGAAATAAAAGCTGATTATGATTATATTTTAATTGATTGTCCAGCAGGAATTGAGCAGGGCTATAAAAATGCTGTTGCTGGCGCAGATAAAGCAGTTGTAGTAACAACTCCTGAAAAATCAAGCGTCCGTGATGCCGACCGTATTATTGGTCTATTAGAACAAGAAGACCTTGAACCACCTCACTTGATCATCAACCGTATCAGAAAACACATGATGGATAGCGGAGATATGCTAAGTATTGATGATATCGTATCCACATTGTCTATTGAGCTTTTAGGAGTAGTGATGGATGATGAAGATGTTATCAAAGCTTCCCATCACGGTGAGCCTGTCGCTTTCCAGCCAGATACGAAAGCATCCATCAGTTATCGTAATATCGCAAGGAGAATTTTGGGGGAATCCGTTCCATTGATTTCAATGGAGGAAGAAAAAGGATTGCTTACTAAAATGAAAAAGATGTTAGGTATGAGGGCTTAA
- the minC gene encoding septum site-determining protein MinC yields MMESNHLITMKGTNHGIIVYLDDRCSFDSILKELEEKVTSSIAKDMTEITVDMQYRYVNEEQEQMIRDIVENNSALKIKTIESNVISKVEANEWLENQTLHTVMKTIRSGQVHKIKGDALLLGDVNPGGTIQATGNIYIMGKLNGIAHAGYDGDKKCVVMTSYMNPNQIRIADKISRAPDYETEGADREFAYINLETDQIEINQVQHLQKIRPSIADLSERGL; encoded by the coding sequence ATGATGGAATCTAATCATTTGATCACCATGAAAGGAACCAACCATGGCATCATTGTCTACCTAGACGATCGTTGTTCATTTGATTCAATTTTAAAGGAACTAGAAGAAAAAGTGACATCGAGTATTGCAAAAGACATGACTGAAATAACAGTAGATATGCAATATCGTTATGTTAATGAAGAACAAGAACAGATGATTCGTGATATTGTTGAAAATAATAGTGCTTTGAAGATCAAAACAATCGAATCAAATGTCATCTCAAAAGTAGAAGCCAATGAATGGCTAGAAAATCAAACACTCCATACAGTTATGAAAACCATCCGTTCAGGGCAGGTCCATAAAATCAAAGGAGATGCTCTATTATTAGGAGACGTCAACCCTGGTGGGACTATCCAAGCTACTGGAAACATTTATATTATGGGTAAACTGAATGGCATCGCACATGCAGGTTATGATGGGGATAAAAAATGTGTGGTAATGACTTCTTATATGAATCCGAACCAAATCAGAATTGCTGATAAAATCAGCCGGGCACCTGATTATGAAACAGAAGGTGCGGACCGGGAATTCGCATATATCAATTTAGAAACAGATCAAATTGAAATAAACCAGGTACAACATTTACAAAAAATCCGCCCAAGTATAGCGGATCTGTCAGAAAGGGGATTGTGA
- the mreD gene encoding rod shape-determining protein MreD, whose protein sequence is MKIYIIPGILFGLLVLESIATGLLPAPLLQLEVQYIPHWVLIFSILVLLFFDSPLSYHGIINGMIFALIIDLVYTDLLGVYFLAYAVTLYIIHLLKKLLHQNFYVAMLSVTLGLVIAECLIFGAYLLIGHINLDFNTYVESRLIPTVLINLLFFLIVYPLSVKWLSSWQKEKES, encoded by the coding sequence TTGAAGATATACATTATTCCTGGGATTTTATTTGGACTACTTGTACTGGAAAGCATAGCTACTGGGCTTTTGCCAGCACCTCTATTACAACTTGAGGTCCAATATATTCCTCACTGGGTATTGATTTTTTCCATTTTGGTTCTACTATTCTTTGATAGCCCACTAAGCTATCATGGAATCATAAACGGAATGATATTCGCTTTAATTATTGATTTAGTATATACAGATTTACTCGGAGTATATTTCTTAGCATACGCAGTAACTTTGTATATCATTCATCTTTTGAAAAAATTATTACATCAGAACTTTTACGTGGCAATGCTGTCAGTTACTTTAGGGCTCGTTATAGCAGAGTGCTTGATATTCGGAGCATACCTTTTGATTGGTCATATCAATCTCGACTTTAATACTTATGTAGAGAGTCGTTTGATTCCGACGGTCTTGATAAATCTATTATTCTTTTTGATTGTTTATCCACTCTCCGTTAAATGGCTATCATCCTGGCAGAAAGAGAAAGAATCATGA
- the mreC gene encoding rod shape-determining protein MreC, with translation MPSFLRKRKLIFFLVFIIFVVAIIGYSIRSDEQSSLPAQFVADTVGFFQNIAHQPIQLVVGLTEDIKNIRNVYQQNEVLKEELQDYKTLAFQVNELEKENDELRAITEMEDSISDFSPTKATVIARSPDLWFDQLTINKGQIHGVEQNMAVSTPEGMVGKVIESSQLTSTVQLLSGFDENNRISVTVDGDEDVFGMIEGYDKEKRALLFREIGSEGNIEEGQTIVSSGLGGVFPRGLLIGTIETVELDQYGLTQIAYVKPAADLYNVNHLMIIDRDIHSPILDEEEEE, from the coding sequence ATGCCGTCATTTTTACGCAAAAGAAAATTAATATTTTTTCTTGTATTTATTATATTTGTAGTAGCAATCATAGGATATTCCATTCGTTCTGATGAGCAATCATCATTGCCAGCGCAATTTGTGGCAGACACGGTCGGTTTTTTCCAAAACATTGCTCATCAGCCGATTCAACTTGTTGTTGGACTGACAGAAGATATAAAGAATATTCGTAATGTATATCAGCAGAATGAAGTGCTGAAAGAAGAATTACAGGATTATAAAACATTAGCCTTTCAGGTAAATGAATTGGAAAAAGAAAATGATGAACTGCGAGCGATTACTGAAATGGAAGACTCAATCAGTGATTTCTCTCCTACAAAAGCAACCGTAATTGCTAGAAGTCCAGATCTTTGGTTTGATCAATTGACCATAAATAAAGGACAAATTCATGGTGTGGAGCAAAATATGGCAGTGAGTACTCCAGAAGGAATGGTAGGAAAAGTCATTGAATCTTCCCAACTCACATCGACGGTACAACTATTAAGCGGATTTGATGAGAATAACAGAATTTCAGTTACGGTTGATGGGGATGAAGATGTCTTCGGAATGATTGAAGGGTACGATAAGGAAAAACGAGCATTACTTTTCCGTGAAATTGGTAGTGAAGGGAACATTGAAGAGGGGCAGACAATTGTTAGCTCCGGTTTAGGTGGAGTATTCCCACGAGGCCTATTAATTGGTACAATTGAAACTGTGGAATTGGATCAATATGGATTGACACAAATTGCATATGTGAAACCAGCTGCGGATTTATACAATGTCAATCACCTAATGATTATTGATAGAGATATCCACTCTCCGATTCTTGATGAAGAAGAGGAGGAGTAA
- a CDS encoding rod shape-determining protein, with product MGRPIFTRDFGIDLGTANTLVFLKGKGIALREPSVVAINNHTGEIAAVGNEAKQMIGRTPGTISVIRPMKDGVIADYDITASMMNYYISKIHRSKSLFSRKPNVMVCVPSGITMVEERAVIDATKQAGAKDVYPIAEPFAAAIGAGLPVWEPTGSMVVDIGGGTTEVAIVSLGGTVVSRSIRIAGDEMDEQIVQYIRKKYGLLIGEATAETIKIDLASAKRSEEVQDMDIRGRDLVTGLPKTVTITNEEMVSALRESVSMIVELVKQTLESAPPELAADIIDRGIVLTGGGALLRHLDEVISEDTEMPVFIAENPLDCVAIGTGKALEHIEHFQNTPNVAKRNTLN from the coding sequence TTGGGAAGACCCATTTTCACGAGAGATTTCGGGATTGATCTTGGTACAGCTAATACATTAGTATTTTTAAAAGGAAAAGGAATTGCATTACGAGAACCTTCTGTTGTCGCGATCAATAACCATACAGGGGAGATTGCAGCTGTAGGTAATGAAGCAAAACAGATGATCGGGCGTACGCCTGGAACTATATCTGTTATAAGGCCGATGAAGGACGGAGTCATTGCAGATTATGATATCACTGCATCGATGATGAATTATTATATTAGTAAAATCCATCGGTCCAAATCATTGTTTTCTAGAAAACCAAACGTGATGGTCTGTGTACCATCTGGAATTACGATGGTCGAAGAACGAGCTGTCATCGACGCTACCAAACAAGCGGGGGCTAAGGATGTTTACCCGATCGCTGAACCATTCGCAGCAGCAATTGGAGCTGGTTTGCCTGTATGGGAACCTACGGGGAGCATGGTGGTTGATATCGGTGGAGGAACAACTGAGGTTGCAATTGTTTCCCTCGGTGGAACAGTAGTCAGTCGTTCGATTAGGATTGCTGGAGATGAAATGGATGAACAAATCGTCCAGTATATCCGGAAAAAATATGGCCTTTTAATTGGTGAAGCCACAGCAGAAACAATTAAAATTGATCTTGCCTCAGCGAAACGTTCTGAAGAAGTGCAAGATATGGATATCAGGGGAAGAGACCTTGTTACAGGGTTACCTAAAACTGTAACGATTACAAACGAAGAAATGGTTTCTGCATTAAGGGAATCAGTCTCAATGATAGTAGAATTAGTAAAACAAACGTTGGAATCTGCGCCACCAGAGTTAGCGGCGGATATCATCGATAGAGGAATTGTGTTGACTGGAGGAGGAGCTTTATTACGTCACTTGGATGAAGTGATTAGTGAAGATACGGAAATGCCGGTGTTCATAGCTGAAAATCCATTGGACTGCGTAGCTATCGGAACTGGCAAGGCGCTAGAGCATATCGAACACTTCCAAAATACTCCGAACGTAGCAAAACGTAACACTTTAAATTAA
- the radC gene encoding RadC family protein codes for MSTDTIFIKDVPKDDRPRERLIHVGPAALSNQELMAILIGSGTKGTSALSLANRVLAHFEGLSLFKDASITELTDIKGIGEAKAVSLLAALELSKRIHAFKVSDRYVIRSPEDGANFLMEEMRNLKQEHFVCLYLDTKNQVLHRQTIFIGSLNSSIVHPREVFKEAVKRSAASVVCAHNHPSGDPAPSNEDIQVTRRLFESGKVLGIELLDHIVIGDHKFISLKEKGYL; via the coding sequence ATGTCTACTGATACGATATTTATTAAAGATGTACCAAAGGATGACCGACCGAGAGAACGACTTATTCATGTAGGACCAGCTGCTTTATCGAACCAAGAGTTGATGGCAATTTTAATTGGAAGTGGAACGAAGGGTACCTCCGCATTATCTTTAGCCAACCGAGTACTTGCCCATTTTGAAGGGTTATCATTGTTTAAAGATGCTTCCATTACCGAATTAACCGATATTAAAGGTATAGGAGAAGCGAAGGCGGTTTCTCTTCTAGCTGCGCTTGAATTATCAAAAAGAATTCATGCATTCAAAGTCAGTGATCGCTATGTTATTAGGAGTCCAGAAGATGGCGCCAATTTCCTGATGGAAGAAATGAGAAATTTAAAACAGGAACATTTTGTCTGTTTATATTTAGATACAAAGAATCAAGTTCTTCACCGCCAGACCATCTTCATTGGAAGTCTCAACTCATCCATCGTCCACCCTCGTGAAGTTTTCAAGGAGGCAGTAAAACGTTCTGCGGCATCTGTTGTTTGTGCTCACAACCACCCCTCAGGAGATCCTGCTCCATCCAATGAAGATATCCAAGTGACAAGACGACTATTCGAATCAGGCAAGGTCCTAGGTATTGAATTATTGGACCATATTGTCATTGGAGATCATAAATTCATTTCCTTAAAAGAGAAAGGTTATTTGTAA
- a CDS encoding sensor domain-containing diguanylate cyclase, translating into MTRSKSITIWTVWFVLFPPLMIYLYFMLDPTFDGYWLDLLAFAIIMSAVAIFPIRVGSITVFFLNSISFAIFLYFGLFAEIVLTQISLIALYLKIGLKKNELHKIPMNSTMLLLTSIFSAGIYYALGGTHGVLTLNSLDQIIPLVGYILGYNLANQLFLMIINAYIHGRKSVKMNKSLFVDGLIILVTFPLGLVLYILYLELKISAILFVGIPFVLLSIVISFYHNGRRINRYLHTTSQIGHELSKRLNVKAVLDTFVQEVSKLIPAKYIYIFDVTSASKSMSLIRFVNEDDPDDKKELTLYYGKGFAGKIYAEKESSMVDTKSKLNRMEANEFPNEVQSAIGVPIKRNDHVVGVLLVASNERRVYEKYHVMLLEILANFLSVAMENARHYESEKLKSQRDELTGLYNYRFLSEHIDEYANDLKSKGIDERLSIIILDLDSFKRINDTYGHEAGNEILSQLAERLQTYIHERGIVARYGGEEFTILLKGFAHIEVMALAEEVRKLIAEDPFVIKNMGTGQEQKVNVTASIGVATYPDHCESPQELLRQADRAMYVGAKRDGKNKVASNVS; encoded by the coding sequence ATGACTAGATCAAAATCGATTACAATTTGGACGGTTTGGTTTGTATTATTCCCACCATTAATGATTTATCTTTATTTTATGCTCGATCCGACTTTCGATGGGTATTGGTTAGACTTGCTTGCATTCGCAATCATCATGAGTGCTGTCGCTATTTTTCCTATAAGAGTAGGGTCCATCACAGTTTTCTTTCTGAATAGTATCAGTTTTGCTATTTTCTTATACTTTGGACTATTTGCTGAGATCGTGCTTACGCAGATATCTTTAATAGCTTTATATTTAAAGATTGGGTTAAAGAAAAATGAACTACATAAAATTCCGATGAACTCAACGATGTTGCTATTAACATCGATTTTTTCCGCAGGAATTTATTATGCTTTAGGTGGTACTCACGGGGTGCTGACGCTTAATTCGTTAGATCAAATCATCCCTTTAGTAGGATATATTTTAGGTTATAATCTTGCTAACCAACTATTCCTAATGATTATAAATGCTTATATTCATGGTAGAAAATCAGTCAAAATGAATAAGTCTCTATTTGTTGACGGTTTAATAATTTTGGTGACTTTTCCACTAGGTCTCGTTCTTTACATATTATATCTGGAATTGAAGATAAGTGCGATTCTGTTTGTTGGAATTCCATTCGTTTTGTTATCAATCGTCATTTCCTTCTACCATAACGGACGCAGAATTAATCGATACCTCCATACAACGAGCCAAATTGGACATGAGCTTTCAAAAAGACTGAATGTAAAAGCCGTTCTTGATACTTTTGTCCAGGAAGTCAGTAAACTCATCCCAGCAAAATATATTTATATATTTGATGTTACGAGTGCGAGTAAATCTATGAGTCTAATCCGTTTTGTCAATGAAGATGACCCAGATGATAAAAAGGAACTCACTTTATATTATGGGAAAGGATTTGCTGGTAAAATTTATGCTGAAAAAGAATCTAGCATGGTTGATACTAAGTCGAAATTGAACCGAATGGAAGCCAATGAATTTCCTAATGAGGTGCAAAGTGCAATTGGAGTGCCTATTAAACGGAATGACCATGTTGTTGGTGTGCTTTTAGTTGCTTCTAATGAAAGAAGAGTATATGAAAAGTATCACGTAATGTTATTGGAGATTTTAGCGAATTTCTTATCTGTAGCAATGGAAAACGCACGTCACTACGAATCTGAAAAGCTTAAAAGTCAGAGGGATGAATTAACCGGCCTCTATAATTATCGATTTTTGTCAGAGCATATTGATGAATATGCGAATGACCTGAAATCTAAAGGGATTGACGAACGTCTTTCTATTATCATTCTAGACTTGGACTCTTTTAAGAGAATTAATGATACGTACGGTCATGAAGCAGGTAACGAAATCTTGTCGCAATTAGCTGAACGATTGCAGACTTATATACATGAGAGAGGGATTGTAGCCAGGTATGGTGGCGAAGAGTTCACAATCCTATTAAAAGGTTTTGCGCACATCGAAGTCATGGCTCTAGCCGAAGAGGTACGTAAGCTGATTGCTGAAGACCCATTTGTTATCAAAAATATGGGGACAGGCCAAGAACAAAAAGTTAATGTCACTGCTAGTATTGGTGTTGCGACTTATCCTGATCACTGTGAATCTCCGCAGGAACTCCTCCGTCAAGCTGACCGGGCAATGTACGTTGGAGCCAAACGAGACGGTAAGAACAAAGTTGCTTCAAATGTAAGTTAA
- a CDS encoding bifunctional folylpolyglutamate synthase/dihydrofolate synthase — MNEQQAIDWIHKQLNFGIKPGLKRMEWMLERLGHPEHNTKMIHVAGTNGKGSTVTFLRNIFQEHDYKVGTFTSPYIETFNERVSINGLPIDGQSLVAYVEKIIPLSEELSQTPYGSPTEFEIITVIAFLYFADKQVDYAIFEVGLGGRLDSTNVLQPLLSVITTIGHDHIDILGDTLAEIAYEKAGIIKEGVPVITNVRQREALKEIEHKSKEQDSGMIKIDKDFFCEVNERPTGGETFKLKQDLFPLDNREWKIQMQGIHQCENAALALMSFLQIVDIEQLNINETDIEQGLLNSTWPGRFERIQIEPEVYVDGAHNIEALETLISTLKEKYHHKNIYFLVSILQGKKIEEMVAMLNEFSKNIYLTVFDFPKSYGYYELNKKFQNCEINISQDWRRSYKEITDQMQGDDILVITGSLYFVSEVRQWFRGKEI, encoded by the coding sequence ATGAACGAACAACAAGCAATTGATTGGATTCATAAACAACTGAATTTTGGAATCAAACCTGGTCTGAAGCGGATGGAGTGGATGTTAGAACGCTTAGGTCATCCCGAGCATAATACAAAAATGATTCATGTAGCAGGTACGAATGGGAAAGGTTCGACTGTCACTTTTCTAAGGAATATCTTTCAAGAACATGACTATAAAGTTGGTACATTTACTTCCCCATATATTGAAACATTTAATGAGCGAGTGAGTATTAATGGATTACCGATAGATGGCCAATCACTCGTTGCTTATGTGGAAAAAATTATTCCATTGAGCGAAGAATTATCACAGACCCCCTACGGATCTCCTACCGAATTCGAAATAATTACGGTCATTGCTTTTCTTTATTTTGCAGATAAACAGGTGGACTATGCCATTTTCGAAGTTGGACTTGGTGGAAGACTAGACTCTACTAATGTGCTACAGCCGTTATTATCAGTTATTACAACTATTGGGCATGACCACATCGACATATTAGGAGATACTTTAGCAGAAATTGCTTACGAAAAAGCTGGAATTATTAAGGAAGGCGTACCAGTGATTACGAATGTTCGTCAACGAGAGGCACTGAAGGAGATTGAACATAAGTCTAAAGAGCAAGATTCAGGCATGATTAAAATAGATAAAGATTTTTTCTGTGAAGTGAATGAACGCCCAACTGGTGGTGAAACTTTCAAATTAAAGCAGGACCTTTTTCCGTTAGATAATCGAGAGTGGAAAATACAAATGCAAGGAATTCATCAGTGTGAAAATGCGGCTTTAGCGTTAATGAGCTTTCTTCAGATAGTGGACATCGAGCAACTCAACATTAATGAAACTGATATAGAGCAAGGGTTACTTAATTCAACTTGGCCAGGTCGCTTCGAGAGAATTCAAATAGAACCGGAAGTTTATGTTGATGGAGCACATAATATTGAAGCTCTAGAAACCTTGATTTCAACATTAAAAGAAAAATATCATCATAAAAATATTTATTTTCTCGTCTCAATACTTCAAGGCAAGAAGATCGAGGAAATGGTTGCGATGTTAAATGAATTTTCAAAAAATATATACTTAACAGTATTTGACTTTCCGAAGAGTTATGGGTATTATGAACTAAATAAAAAGTTTCAAAATTGTGAAATAAATATTTCTCAAGATTGGCGTCGTTCATATAAAGAAATCACAGATCAGATGCAAGGGGATGACATTTTGGTAATAACTGGTTCATTGTATTTTGTATCTGAAGTGAGGCAATGGTTTCGAGGGAAAGAAATTTAA